From one Larimichthys crocea isolate SSNF chromosome XVIII, L_crocea_2.0, whole genome shotgun sequence genomic stretch:
- the cd28 gene encoding cytotoxic T-lymphocyte protein 4 yields the protein MFLAHCVMEWIVLTVLSLCLPVWSAVKVIQPYRVVSTNGTAQVQCFIQPRPSYHQIQPPIDQSQLYPYPSPEELRVTLLKGLHGTEKFCSSILNYTEKNKTGVEKEEEVQCSAYLKEGAVEVTVSGLQATDTDIYRCQVEVFYPPPYLQLTGNGTLIHVLESPDCPMQGAHRQTALQGIGGEVDEGDEKTEAVSVPVVVLVILVMFVLIIIIYFQTLQCERGKRDIVRPLPGMLHKLDPSAFSRDNIA from the exons ATGTTCCTGGCCCACTGTGTTATGGAATGGATTGTGCTGACAGTCCTCAGcctctgcctgcctgtgtggAGTG CTGTGAAGGTGATCCAGCCCTATAGAGTGGTGAGCACCAATGGTACAGCACAAGTCCAGTGCTTCATCCAACCGCGACCCTCCTACCACCAGATCCAGCCCCCCATCGACCAAAGCCAGCTATACCCCTACCCCAGCCCAGAAGAGCTCCGTGTGACTCTGCTGAAAGGCCTCCATGGCACAGAGAAATTCTGCTCGTCTATACTCAACTACACAGAGAAGAACAAGACAGgagtggagaaggaggaagag gtGCAGTGCTCTGCTTATTTGAAAGAGGGAGCTGTGGAGGTGACGGTATCCGGATTGCAagccacagacacagatataTATCGCTGTCAGGTTGAAGTCTTCTACCCACCACCGTACCTGCAGCTCACAGGCAACGGCACGCTCATTCATGTCTTAG AAAGCCCTGACTGTCCCATGCAGGGGGCTCACAGACAGACTGCACTGCAGGGTATTGGAGGAGAGGTTGATGAGGGTGATGAGAAGACAGAAGCAGTCAGTGTTCCTGTGGTTGTACTGGTGATACTGGTCATGTTTgtcctcatcatcattatctACTTCCAG ACACTACAGTGTGAACGAGGGAAGAGGGACATTGTAAGACCCCTGCCTGGCATGCTTCACAAATTGGATCCTTCTGCATTTTCACGTGACAACATTGCATGA